The following coding sequences lie in one Arachis ipaensis cultivar K30076 chromosome B05, Araip1.1, whole genome shotgun sequence genomic window:
- the LOC107644824 gene encoding transcription factor LAF1 encodes MGCQQIEKTKAKHRKGLWSPEEDNKLRNYILNYGHGCWSSVPIKAGLQRNGKSCRLRWINYLRPGLKRGMFTKQEEDTILTFHHMLGNKWSQIAQRLPGRTDNEIKNYWHSYLKKKVAKEKEIDESHQQVQYATSSSETIDYSFSPNKLVTNDPNYGLLLQNMDKPAPNLVDHSYEHNHNNITNNNYQLSKEASHGSLPKLLFAEWLSLDQVNGGSSMNSDESLMILGNGFDQNSTFQEDLMHMSSSEGPFGGEYQNSLSQCSATEVYNSQVNKFSNQVVGNDYIQHFIDDDADLCSNFSLNNGAMYVMSNSL; translated from the exons ATGGGGTGCCAGCAAATAGAAAAAACAAAAGCAAAACACAGAAAAGGGTTATGGTCACCTGAAGAAGATAACAAGCTCAGAAATTATATCCTAAACTATGGTCATGGTTGTTGGAGTTCAGTCCCCATTAAAGCAG GGTTGCAAAGGAATGGAAAGAGTTGCAGATTAAGGTGGATTAATTACTTGAGGCCAGGATTAAAAAGAGGCATGTTCACCAAACAAGAGGAGGATACAATTCTCACCTTTCACCACATGTTGGGAAACAA GTGGTCTCAGATAGCACAAAGATTGCCAGGAAGAACTGACAATGAGATAAAGAATTATTGGCATTCATATTTGAAGAAGAAAGTTGCCAAAGAAAAAGAGATTGATGAATCTCATCAACAAGTTCAGTATGCTACCTCAAGCTCAGAAACAATAGACTATTCATTCTCTCCCAATAAACTTGTAACTAATGATCCAAACTATGGATTGTTGCTACAAAACATGGATAAACCAGCACCAAATTTAGTTGATCACTCATATGAACATAATCATAATAATATTACTAATAATAATTACCAATTATCCAAGGAGGCTTCACATGGCTCCTTACCAAAATTGTTGTTTGCTGAGTGGCTTTCTTTAGACCAAGTAAATGGTGGTAGTTCTATGAACTCAGATGAGTCTTTGATGATATTGGGAAATGGGTTTGATCAAAATTCAACTTTTCAAGAAGATTTGATGCATATGTCATCATCAGAAGGACCCTTTGGTGGAGAATATCAGAATAGTCTAAGTCAATGTTCAGCAACTGAAGTGTACAATTCACAGGTTAATAAGTTCTCAAATCAGGTTGTTGGAAATGACTACATTCAACATTTCATTGATGATGATGCTGATTTGTGCAGCAATTTCAGCCtcaacaatggtgcaatgtatgTTATGAGTAATTCACTATGA
- the LOC107641518 gene encoding myb-related protein 306-like, whose translation MLQFHYACNVTFNLHVKKQILFRWAAIASHLPGRTDNEIKNFWNTQLKKRLPRSSFVPDHNNVKSESPSTRHMVQWESARVEAEARLSMESSLHNSFSASESYQDHFLQLWHSEVGQSFRVIKAKEEGAVVTQNLVSQASLSSSKLESSSEVSLKLKNTESSFFADITHEQQKSSSKAKLEDGGTAESSLGYYEFLDTSDSSINHLLDVPDGEVLFLGQNDNFLNTLDGRCE comes from the coding sequence ATGTTGCAATTCCATTATGCTTGTAATGTTACATTCAATTTGCATGTAAAAAAACAAATACTTTTTAGGTGGGCTGCTATAGCATCCCATCTTCCAGGAAGAACAGATAATGAAATCAAGAACTTTTGGAACACGCAACTGAAGAAGCGCCTGCCTCGATCCTCTTTCGTGCCTGATCATAACAATGTTAAATCTGAGTCTCCTTCTACGCGCCATATGGTGCAATGGGAAAGTGCAAGAGTTGAAGCTGAGGCAAGGTTGTCAATGGAATCCTCATTGCATAATTCATTCTCAGCAAGTGAATCATACCAGGATCACTTTCTCCAACTCTGGCATTCTGAGGTTGGACAGTCTTTTCGCGTGATCAAGGCGAAAGAAGAAGGAGCAGTTGTGACTCAGAACCTTGTGTCACAAGCATCATTATCTTCGTCCAAATTGGAGTCGAGTTCTGAAGTCTCATTGAAGTTGAAGAACACAGAAAGCAGTTTCTTTGCTGACATAACACATGAACAACAAAAAAGTAGCTCTAAGGCAAAGCTTGAAGATGGTGGCACGGCCGAGTCGAGTTTAGGCTATTATGAATTTCTTGATACTTCtgattcttcaataaatcatcTGCTAGATGTGCCTGATGGTGAAGTGTTGTTCTTAGGACAGAATGACAATTTCCTCAATACCCTTGATGGTAGATGTGAGTAA
- the LOC107644827 gene encoding protein SHORTAGE IN CHIASMATA 1 isoform X2 has translation MRTRFLNNDYFALPPSQRFLHLPVPRLHAPPTSAVHILRFDSTLPVSHHIEPLAIAGALSTFLSSVLPHKIHLELLDLKDPAAVPSPPRDRDRSSSFSCGSYEDRNPQQEAETSFEEDGRQSCRNVCSEADTEFPKETKRIDCSDKSTNAYKVIQFETPELDALLNTGCFTEREWVQMLDQMPEVENCLEMFKPEPSMQFPYEALEAVPRAENAISEYLKVEDAYSFEDNISARHPSHSGQNMFLNLEVDEESLGIPSCLSLIEILGTYFDFTKSLNFDEECQSITDDKSMSYNMVKLFSDECTSKQSLVLSPMSPESDLINMLETEYFGSLEGTSQADLNLFMNLVTFQEFVFLDEDFTQTIEAFYHKSSSDILESTNWMFEKEFNLKNFDELIVSNEMALMDDKFKSLPVPVISDYKKLIALHDIIQELFSNLKTRPLSASDGIYLNWDLLEEDECNYKISSWHQNIWAKIDLKNQGFIEKFCEDGKSVFDLVLSEDTTDDHDNNQSEELQKLLSDNMSLLDISLTEFASVKQLERGSSTKESQEPLPEKGAERASRLFKSVSEISSLDYFLNPQKATISRECNFAVESTDANARVPEFTPANIEFSRVAAEADDFVPLIAALKTDHGHQGMELFTGSVIIVNTQNVDKEMIFSRRSSYQVILGMEKGGIQVVERDLDLPVDIILSSAICLAWYDSTNLAMKATPVTEASSSLHLYIENIAADVLTMLSFYFRGCFLVFEGEYNFLSTLKKMTEEQPQTSVESQKPSSDDPSPAATTEAPSHEEHVHEASKDVAEEKSVIPDTKPDESKALVLVEKPLVEEKPSEGSVDRDAVLARVATEKRLSLVKAWEESEKSKAENKAHKKLSAISAWENSKKASVEAELKKIEEQLEKKKAEYAEKIKNKIAAIHKEAEEKRAIIEAKKGEDLLKAEEVAAKYRATGTAPKKLLGCF, from the exons ATGCGAACTCGCTTTCTGAACAACGACTACTTCGCTCTCCCTCCGTCGCAACGGTTCCTCCACCTCCCCGTCCCTCGCCTCCACGCGCCGCCTACATCTGCCGTGCACATCCTGCGATTTGACTCCACGCTCCCTGTCTCCCACCACATTGAACCACTGGCGATCGCCGGCGCTCTCTCCACCTTCCTCTCCTCCGTGCTACCTCACAAAATCCATCTCGAACTTCTCGATCTCAAAGATCCAGCTGCTGTTCCGTCTCCACCTCGAGATCGAGATCGCTCCTCGTCATTCAGCTGCGGAAGCTATGAAGATCGGAATCCCCAG CAAGAAGCTGAGACGTCATTTGAAGAGGATGGACGCCAGAGCTGTAGAAATGTTTGCTCCGAAGCTGATACTGAATTTCCGAAG GAGACTAAAAGAATTGATTGTAGTGATAAGAGCACGAACGCGTACAAAGTGATTCAATTCGAAACACCTGAGCTAGATGCACTATTG AACACTGGTTGCTTCACTGAGAGGGAGTGGGTGCAAATGCTGGATCAAATGCCGGAGGTTGAAAATTGCCTG GAAATGTTCAAGCCTGAGCCATCAATGCAGTTTCCTTACGAGGCTCTAGAAGCAGTACCTCGTGCTGAAAATGCTATTTCAGAGTACCTAAAAGTGGAGGATGCATATTCTTTTGAAGATAACATTTCTGCTCGTCACCCTTCGCACTCAGGCCAAAACATGTTTCTGAATTTAGAAGTGGACGAAGAAAGTTTGGGAATTCCCTCGTGCTTATCTCTGATAGAAATTCTTGGCACGTACTTTGATTTCACCAAATCTCTTAATTTTGATGAAGAGTGCCAATCCATCACGGATGACAAATCTATGAGTTATAATATGGTGAAACTTTTCTCTGATGAGTGCACATCAAAGCAAAGCCTGGTGTTATCACCCATGTCACCAGAGAGTGATCTTATAAACATGTTGGAAACTGAATATTTTGGTTCCCTGGAGGGTACATCTCAGGCCGATTTAAATTTGTTCATGAATCTAGTAACGTTTCAAGAATTTGTGTTCCTTGATGAGGATTTCACTCAAACCATTGAAGCCTTCTATCACAAATCATCATCAGATATTCTAGAATCAACTAACTGGATGTTCGAGAAAGAGTTTAACTTAAAGAATTTTGATGAATTGATTGTCAGCAATGAGATGGCACTAATGGATGACAAATTCAAATCATTGCCTGTACCTGTTATCTCTGATTACAAAAAGCTTATAGCTCTGCATGATATCATTCAAGAACTTTTTTCCAACTTGAAGACCCGTCCCCTATCTGCATCTGATGGAATATACTTAAACTGGGATCTACTAGAGGAAGATGAATGCAATTACAAAATTTCTAGTTGGCATCAGAACATATGGGCCAAGATAGATCTGAAGAACCAAGGTTTCATAGAGAAATTTTGTGAGGATGGAAAATCGGTATTTGATCTTGTTTTATCTGAGGATACTACAGATGATCATGACAATAATCAAAGTGAAGAGTTGCAGAAGTTGCTTTCTGATAATATGTCTCTGCTTGACATTAGTCTTACAGAATTTGCTTCAGTCAAACAACTGGAACGTGGATCTTCTACAAAAGAGAGTCAAGAGCCATTACCTGAAAAAGGTGCTGAGAGGGCTTCTAGGTTATTTAAGTCTGTGTCAGAGATCAGCAGTCTTGATTACTTCTTAAACCCTCAAAAAGCAACTATTAGCCGGGAATGTAATTTTGCAGTAGAGTCTACAGATGCTAATGCTCGGGTTCCAGAATTTACACCTGCCAACATAGAATTTTCAcgtgttgcagctgaagcagatGATTTTGTGCCACTAATAGCTGCATTGAAAACTGACCATGGTCATCAAGGCATGGAGCTTTTTACCGGATCAGTTATTATTGTGAATACTCAAAACGTAGATAAGGAAATGATATTCTCTAGAAGAAGCTCTTACCAAGTAATTCTTGGGATGGAGAAAGGAGGAATTCAAGTTGTTGAACGTGATTTGGATTTACCTGTAGATATCATACTAAGTTCTGCAATTTGCTTGGCATGGTACGATAGTACAAATCTTGCGATGAAAGCAACACCAGTCACTGAAGCATCTTCAAGCTTGCATTTATATATTGAGAATATTGCAGCAGATGTTCTGACAATGCTGAGTTTTTACTTCCGCGGCTGCTTTTTG GTCTTTGAGGGAGAATATAACTTCCTTTCAACT TTGAA AAAAATGACAGAAGAGCAACCTCAAACTAGTGTGGAATCACAAAAACCTTCTTCTGATGATCCTTCTCCTGCTGCTACAACTGAGGCTCCTTCTCATGAAGAACATGTTCATGAAGCTTCTAAGGATGTGGCTGAGGAGAAATCTGTAATTCCAGATACCAAGCCTGATGAATCCAAGGCTCTTGTTCTAGTTGAGA AGCCTCTTGTTGAAGAGAAACCATCTGAGGGATCCGTTGACCGAG ATGCTGTGCTTGCAAGAGTTGCAACAGAGAAGAGGCTATCACTAGTCAAAGCATGGGAAGAAAGTGAAAAGTCAAAAGCAGAAAACAA GGCTCACAAGAAGCTTTCAGCCATTTCTGCATGGGAGAACAGCAAGAAAGCTTCTGTGGAGGCTGAgttgaaaaaaattgaa GAGCAACTAGAGAAGAAAAAGGCAGAATATgcagagaaaataaagaacaaaatagCTGCAATCCACAAAGAAGCTGAAGAAAAGAGAGCTATCATTGAAGCTAAAAAAGGAGAGGATCTCTTGAAGGCAGAGGAGGTAGCTGCAAAGTATAGGGCTACTGGAACTGCTCCAAAGAAACTCCTTGGTTGTTTCTAA
- the LOC107644826 gene encoding transmembrane ascorbate ferrireductase 1, translating into MGLGVSALPFTFVAHLLAVAAIVMVLFWNIHFRGGLAWEATNKNLIFNIHPVLMLIGLIIMGGEAIISYKALPLKKEIKKLIHLILHAIALVLGIVGICAAFKNHNESGIANMYSLHSWLGIGVISLYGIQWIFGFVMFFYPGGSESLRKSHGPWHVLFGLIVYVLALGTASLGFLEKLTFLESSVGVTKYGSEAPKYGSKALLVNFTAIVTILFGTFVVLSSISSAPGEDDYSPI; encoded by the exons ATGGGGTTGGGAGTTTCTGctcttccatttacctttgtggCTCACCTTCTAGCAGTGGCTGCTATTGTCATGGTCTTGTTTTGGAACATACACTTCAGGGGTGGCTTAGCTTGGGAAGCTACCAACAAAAATCTCATATTCAAT ATCCATCCTGTTCTTATGCTAATTGGATTAATAATCATGGGAGGTGAAG CTATCATAAGTTACAAAGCTCTACCCCTGAAGAAGGAAATTAAGAAGTTGATACATCTTATTCTCCATGCAATTGCACTAGTACTTGGAATAGTTGGAATTTGTGCTGCCTTCAAGAATCATAATGAAAGTGGCATCGCCAATATGTACAGCTTGCATTCATGGCTTGGCATTGGAGTTATTTCCCTTTATGGGATTCAG TGGATATTTGGGTTTGTGATGTTTTTCTATCCTGGAGGGAGTGAATCACTAAGGAAATCCCATGGCCCATGGCACGTGTTGTTTGGGCTGATAGTGTATGTGCTTGCACTTGGGACAGCTTCTCTTGGGTTCTTAGAGAAGCTCACATTCCTGGAGAGCTCAGTAGGTGTGACTAAATATGGTTCAGAGGCACCTAAATATGGTTCAAAGGCACTCCTTGTTAACTTCACTGCCATTGTCACAATCTTGTTTGGTACTTTTGTTGTCTTGTCTTCTATTTCTTCTGCTCCCGGTGAAGATGACTATTCACCCATATAA
- the LOC107644825 gene encoding paramyosin-like isoform X1 — translation MFRSWSKKNKIKAVFKLQFQATQVPKMKKPALMIALVPDGAGKPTVKLEKVAIQGGSCLWDKPIFETVKFVRDTKSGKLHEKIYHFIVSTGSSKSGFLGEASVDFADFAAETEPLTISLPLKFANSGAILHVTIQNIEGYTDQSFRNGVDGGGGSLKHQQSNCSTDDSSYNAEDSSRLLLLPPPIRTTSMPSNGRVEVPASETHRHRRSNTEVSTGSASDGNLGDWTNSLEDNLPRERLLIGPPDSTTENLKTEIASLKRQVEVSEQEHQSLQKQLEKESIRGQNMARQIILLREERNMLKTKYEQLNSQQNLDNENKASKSLPSEIEDTRLQLEALKEELIHEKSFSASLRSQLQKTQDSNSELLSAVRELEAVLELKNKEILDQIDKHSDWTEIDLLRQKIADQNREIDTYSQQLDELNEHIEVLTSDYELLKRENLDICLRLKKVEAQHKMLQNKHSASLTAIEQLESQVEILEEKIKNREEEFSESLVYINELENQVNNLERELQTQADKFEEDLHSLKCAKIEQEEQAMKAEEALRMMTRNNALISERFQDEFRRLSVEMASKVEENEKMIVKANAEADELQKQNKLMEETLQKCNQELRLITNQNDLKLQELLNQINSKEKTVEMLTQELEGKSKQLENVQSQKDEKDHALSKQIQVLRIEIKKLMVEKHAFSKAKPTEQMTEVVLQGNQDVDKILGTLMTEVEILKNHHNELTNILQKEHAEKENMCKTISQLEGELKKKEAELSIMEKKQRNNKRQPAAANMNMTPRDSERCGASPSNEEQLKTSNSEWHKGMDAGNTADGLEEKGIGNLAEKKVCQALHRSDAKTCLANEVILFNHDHSGRCHTNELLNEVALLKERNKYMENELKELEERYSDISLKFAEVEGERQQLVMALRSIKNGKNLNS, via the exons ATGTTCAGGTCATGGAGcaagaagaacaaaataaaagctGTATTCAAACTGCAATTTCAGGCAACTCAG GTGCCAAAGATGAAAAAGCCGGCACTGATGATAGCTTTGGTTCCAGATGGTGCTGGGAAGCCAACAGTTAAACTAGAGAAAGTTGCTATCCAGGGTGGATCCTGTTTATGGGATAAACCAATTTTTGAAACAGTTAAATTCGTTAGAGACACAAAATCAGGAAAACTACATGAAAAAATCTATCATTTCATCGTTTCAACT GGATCTTCAAAGTCTGGATTTCTTGGAGAAGCCTCAGTTGACTTCGCTGATTTTGCTGCAGAAACTGAGCCACTGACTATATCTCTACCCTTGAAGTTTGCCAATTCAGGAGCGATTCTACAT GTGACGATTCAGAATATTGAAGGATATACAGATCAAAG TTTCAGAAATGGAGTAGACGGTGGAGGTGGAAGCTTGAAACACCAGCAGAGCAATTGCAGTACAGATGACAGTTCCTATAATGCTGAA GATTCTTCTAGGCTATTACTATTACCACCGCCCATCAGAACGACTTCAATGCCATCAAATGGAAGAGTTGAAGTCCCTGCCTCAGAAACCCATAGGCATAGGAGGTCAAACACAGAGGTGTCAACTGGTTCAGCGTCAGATGGGAATTTGGGTGACTGGACTAACAGCTTGGAAGATAATCTTCCCAGAGAAAGATTGCTAATAGGGCCTCCTGATAGTACCACTGAAAACCTCAAGACAGAAATTGCTTCTCTAAAGAGACAAGTAGAAGTATCAGAACAAGAGCATCAATCACTTCAGAAGCAGTTAGAGAAAGAAAGCATTCGGGGACAAAATATGGCAAGACAGATAATCCTCCTAAGAGAGGAGAGAAATATGCTCAAAACAAAATATGAGCAGCTCAATTCCCAGCAGAACCTTGATAATGAGAACAAAGCCTCAAAATCCTTGCCGTCTGAGATTGAAGATACTAGGCTTCAGTTAGAAGCATTAAAGGAAGAGCTTATACATGAAAAATCTTTTAGTGCCAGTCTTCGCTCACAGCTCCAGAAGACACAAGATTCAAACTCTGAACTGCTTTCGGCAGTGAGGGAGCTTGAAGCAGTGCTGGAACTAAAGAATAAGGAAATCTTGGACCAGATTGACAAGCACAGTGATTGGACAGAAATAGACCTCTTGAGGCAGAAAATTGCAGATCAGAATCGTGAAATCGACACTTATAGTCAGCAACTTGATGAGTTAAACGAGCATATAGAAGTGCTCACTTCGGACTACGAGCTATTGAAGAGGGAAAACCTGGATATCTGTTTGAGATTAAAGAAAGTAGAAGCACAACATAAGATGTTACAAAATAAACATTCAGCTTCGTTGACTGCCATAGAACAACTTGAATCACAGGTAGAGATATTAGAAGAAAAGATAAAGAATCGGGAAGAGGAATTTTCAGAGTCTTTGGTCTACATCAATGAGCTTGAAAATCAAGTCAATAATTTGGAGAGAGAACTGCAAACACAGGCAGACAAGTTTGAAGAAGATCTCCATTCTTTGAAATGTGCGAAGATTGAGCAAGAAGAACAGGCCATGAAAGCTGAGGAGGCCTTGAGAATGATGACACGCAATAATGCTCTCATATCTGAGCGTTTTCAGGATGAATTTCGAAGGCTTTCAGTTGAAATGGCATCGAAagtagaagaaaatgaaaagatgatCGTTAAAGCCAATGCAGAAGCTGATGAATTGCAGAAGCAGAACAAACTTATGGAAGAAACACTCCAGAAATGCAATCAAGAGCTCAGGCTAATTACAAACCAGAACGATTTGAAACTGCAAGAGCTCTTGAACCAAATAAACTCAAAAGAAAAAACAGTAGAGATGTTGACACAAGAACTTGAGGGTAAATCTAAACAACTTGAAAATGTGCAAAGCCAAAAGGATGAAAAGGATCACGCATTATCAAAGCAAATTCAGGTTCTTAGGATTGAAATTAAGAAGCTGATGGTAGAAAAGCACGCATTTTCTAAAGCAAAGCCAACAGAGCAAATGACCGAGGTGGTATTGCAAGGGAACCAAGATGTGGATAAGATACTTGGTACCCTGATGACAGAAGTGGAAATCTTGAAGAACCATCACAATGAATTGACAAATATCCTGCAGAAAGAACATGCTGAGAAAGAAAATATGTGCAAAACAATATCTCAACTAGAAGGAGAGCTTAAGAAGAAAGAAGCAGAATTAAGCATTATGGAAAAGAAGCAGAGGAATAACAAAAGACAACCAGCAGCAGCAAACATGAATATGACTCCAAGAGACAGCGAGCGTTGTGGTGCATCTCCTTCCAATGAGGAACAGCTGAAGACATCAAATTCAGAATGGCACAAG GGCATGGATGCTGGAAATACTGCTGATGGGTTGGAAGAAAAAGGAATAGGCAATTTGGCTGAGAAAAAAGTTTGCCAAGCACTGCACAGAAG TGATGCGAAAACTTGCTtggcaaatgaggtgattctCTTCAATCATGATCATAGTGGTCGGTGCCACACAAATGAATTATTGAATGAAGTGGCACTCCTAAAGGAAAGGAATAAATATATGGAAAATGAGCTGAAAGAATTAGAAGAAAGGTATTCGGATATTAGTCTAAAATTTGCAGAGGTAGAGGGAGAAAGACAACAACTTGTTATGGCTCTACGTAGTATCAAGAATGGTAAGAACTTGAATTCTTAA
- the LOC107644825 gene encoding GRIP domain-containing protein RUD3-like isoform X2, with amino-acid sequence MTVPIMLKLLLLPPPIRTTSMPSNGRVEVPASETHRHRRSNTEVSTGSASDGNLGDWTNSLEDNLPRERLLIGPPDSTTENLKTEIASLKRQVEVSEQEHQSLQKQLEKESIRGQNMARQIILLREERNMLKTKYEQLNSQQNLDNENKASKSLPSEIEDTRLQLEALKEELIHEKSFSASLRSQLQKTQDSNSELLSAVRELEAVLELKNKEILDQIDKHSDWTEIDLLRQKIADQNREIDTYSQQLDELNEHIEVLTSDYELLKRENLDICLRLKKVEAQHKMLQNKHSASLTAIEQLESQVEILEEKIKNREEEFSESLVYINELENQVNNLERELQTQADKFEEDLHSLKCAKIEQEEQAMKAEEALRMMTRNNALISERFQDEFRRLSVEMASKVEENEKMIVKANAEADELQKQNKLMEETLQKCNQELRLITNQNDLKLQELLNQINSKEKTVEMLTQELEGKSKQLENVQSQKDEKDHALSKQIQVLRIEIKKLMVEKHAFSKAKPTEQMTEVVLQGNQDVDKILGTLMTEVEILKNHHNELTNILQKEHAEKENMCKTISQLEGELKKKEAELSIMEKKQRNNKRQPAAANMNMTPRDSERCGASPSNEEQLKTSNSEWHKGMDAGNTADGLEEKGIGNLAEKKVCQALHRSDAKTCLANEVILFNHDHSGRCHTNELLNEVALLKERNKYMENELKELEERYSDISLKFAEVEGERQQLVMALRSIKNGKNLNS; translated from the exons ATGACAGTTCCTATAATGCTGAA GCTATTACTATTACCACCGCCCATCAGAACGACTTCAATGCCATCAAATGGAAGAGTTGAAGTCCCTGCCTCAGAAACCCATAGGCATAGGAGGTCAAACACAGAGGTGTCAACTGGTTCAGCGTCAGATGGGAATTTGGGTGACTGGACTAACAGCTTGGAAGATAATCTTCCCAGAGAAAGATTGCTAATAGGGCCTCCTGATAGTACCACTGAAAACCTCAAGACAGAAATTGCTTCTCTAAAGAGACAAGTAGAAGTATCAGAACAAGAGCATCAATCACTTCAGAAGCAGTTAGAGAAAGAAAGCATTCGGGGACAAAATATGGCAAGACAGATAATCCTCCTAAGAGAGGAGAGAAATATGCTCAAAACAAAATATGAGCAGCTCAATTCCCAGCAGAACCTTGATAATGAGAACAAAGCCTCAAAATCCTTGCCGTCTGAGATTGAAGATACTAGGCTTCAGTTAGAAGCATTAAAGGAAGAGCTTATACATGAAAAATCTTTTAGTGCCAGTCTTCGCTCACAGCTCCAGAAGACACAAGATTCAAACTCTGAACTGCTTTCGGCAGTGAGGGAGCTTGAAGCAGTGCTGGAACTAAAGAATAAGGAAATCTTGGACCAGATTGACAAGCACAGTGATTGGACAGAAATAGACCTCTTGAGGCAGAAAATTGCAGATCAGAATCGTGAAATCGACACTTATAGTCAGCAACTTGATGAGTTAAACGAGCATATAGAAGTGCTCACTTCGGACTACGAGCTATTGAAGAGGGAAAACCTGGATATCTGTTTGAGATTAAAGAAAGTAGAAGCACAACATAAGATGTTACAAAATAAACATTCAGCTTCGTTGACTGCCATAGAACAACTTGAATCACAGGTAGAGATATTAGAAGAAAAGATAAAGAATCGGGAAGAGGAATTTTCAGAGTCTTTGGTCTACATCAATGAGCTTGAAAATCAAGTCAATAATTTGGAGAGAGAACTGCAAACACAGGCAGACAAGTTTGAAGAAGATCTCCATTCTTTGAAATGTGCGAAGATTGAGCAAGAAGAACAGGCCATGAAAGCTGAGGAGGCCTTGAGAATGATGACACGCAATAATGCTCTCATATCTGAGCGTTTTCAGGATGAATTTCGAAGGCTTTCAGTTGAAATGGCATCGAAagtagaagaaaatgaaaagatgatCGTTAAAGCCAATGCAGAAGCTGATGAATTGCAGAAGCAGAACAAACTTATGGAAGAAACACTCCAGAAATGCAATCAAGAGCTCAGGCTAATTACAAACCAGAACGATTTGAAACTGCAAGAGCTCTTGAACCAAATAAACTCAAAAGAAAAAACAGTAGAGATGTTGACACAAGAACTTGAGGGTAAATCTAAACAACTTGAAAATGTGCAAAGCCAAAAGGATGAAAAGGATCACGCATTATCAAAGCAAATTCAGGTTCTTAGGATTGAAATTAAGAAGCTGATGGTAGAAAAGCACGCATTTTCTAAAGCAAAGCCAACAGAGCAAATGACCGAGGTGGTATTGCAAGGGAACCAAGATGTGGATAAGATACTTGGTACCCTGATGACAGAAGTGGAAATCTTGAAGAACCATCACAATGAATTGACAAATATCCTGCAGAAAGAACATGCTGAGAAAGAAAATATGTGCAAAACAATATCTCAACTAGAAGGAGAGCTTAAGAAGAAAGAAGCAGAATTAAGCATTATGGAAAAGAAGCAGAGGAATAACAAAAGACAACCAGCAGCAGCAAACATGAATATGACTCCAAGAGACAGCGAGCGTTGTGGTGCATCTCCTTCCAATGAGGAACAGCTGAAGACATCAAATTCAGAATGGCACAAG GGCATGGATGCTGGAAATACTGCTGATGGGTTGGAAGAAAAAGGAATAGGCAATTTGGCTGAGAAAAAAGTTTGCCAAGCACTGCACAGAAG TGATGCGAAAACTTGCTtggcaaatgaggtgattctCTTCAATCATGATCATAGTGGTCGGTGCCACACAAATGAATTATTGAATGAAGTGGCACTCCTAAAGGAAAGGAATAAATATATGGAAAATGAGCTGAAAGAATTAGAAGAAAGGTATTCGGATATTAGTCTAAAATTTGCAGAGGTAGAGGGAGAAAGACAACAACTTGTTATGGCTCTACGTAGTATCAAGAATGGTAAGAACTTGAATTCTTAA